One window of Hujiaoplasma nucleasis genomic DNA carries:
- the dnaJ gene encoding molecular chaperone DnaJ encodes MSKRDYYEVLGLDKSASADDIKKAYRKLAKKYHPDVSTEKDAESKFKEVQEAYDVLSDDQKKAQYDQFGHEAPGGGFGQGGFGGGFGDFDFSDIFSSFFGGGASRQRSTRNSPRKGSDIRRVMNISFEDSVFGKSEKISIPVYDECHVCHGSGAESDKDIKTCSQCHGQGTVIVEQQTIFGMSRTQTTCPKCGGTGKEIKNKCSNCHGEGVERVTKNVEVKVPAGIDNNQHIRLAGYGNKGQNGGPNGDLYILIKVNPSDIFTRQGDDIIITHPITFSQAALGDEIKVKTPYGDVMLKIPAGTQSDSKFRLRGKGMTNVRTKQKGDQHVIVEVVTPKKLSPEQKKLFEQLSKVEDKPNDNPSIWEKFKSNFSK; translated from the coding sequence ATGAGCAAGAGGGATTATTATGAAGTGTTGGGTTTAGACAAATCAGCATCAGCTGATGATATTAAAAAAGCTTATCGTAAACTTGCTAAAAAATATCACCCTGATGTTTCTACTGAAAAAGATGCTGAAAGCAAATTTAAGGAAGTTCAAGAAGCTTATGATGTTCTTTCAGATGATCAAAAGAAGGCACAATACGATCAATTTGGACATGAAGCACCTGGCGGTGGCTTCGGTCAAGGTGGTTTTGGTGGCGGCTTTGGGGATTTTGATTTCAGCGATATATTTTCTTCTTTCTTTGGTGGAGGTGCTTCTAGACAAAGAAGTACAAGAAACTCTCCAAGAAAAGGTTCTGATATACGCAGGGTTATGAATATTTCTTTTGAAGATTCTGTGTTTGGTAAATCCGAAAAAATTTCAATTCCAGTTTATGATGAGTGTCATGTATGTCATGGGTCAGGCGCTGAATCTGATAAAGATATAAAGACTTGTTCTCAGTGTCATGGTCAAGGAACTGTAATTGTAGAGCAACAAACTATATTCGGTATGTCTAGAACACAAACGACATGTCCGAAATGTGGTGGAACTGGAAAAGAGATTAAAAATAAATGCTCCAATTGCCATGGTGAAGGTGTTGAACGTGTGACAAAAAATGTTGAAGTTAAAGTACCTGCAGGTATCGATAATAATCAACATATTAGACTTGCTGGATATGGGAATAAAGGCCAAAATGGTGGCCCTAATGGTGACTTGTATATTTTAATTAAAGTCAACCCTTCAGATATTTTTACTCGTCAAGGTGATGATATCATTATTACCCATCCAATCACTTTCTCTCAAGCGGCTTTAGGAGACGAAATAAAAGTCAAAACTCCTTATGGAGACGTTATGTTAAAAATCCCTGCAGGAACTCAATCAGATTCAAAATTTAGGTTAAGAGGCAAAGGGATGACTAATGTTAGAACTAAACAAAAAGGTGATCAACATGTCATTGTTGAAGTTGTAACCCCTAAGAAGTTAAGTCCTGAACAAAAGAAATTATTTGAACAATTATCAAAGGTAGAAGACAAACCAAATGATAACCCATCTATATGGGAAAAGTTTAAATCTAATTTTTCAAAATAA
- a CDS encoding PadR family transcriptional regulator, producing MTKNSDHIRGFTDYFILSILEKYDSYGYEIAKIIETVSKENINLNEATLYIALKRLLNEGKISTYKQKNKKGISRRYYRLNDEGKKQLKTFRKEWINLENTLTTLVSGKFKYERYE from the coding sequence ATGACCAAAAATAGCGATCATATTAGGGGTTTTACAGATTACTTTATATTGTCTATACTAGAAAAATATGATAGTTATGGATATGAAATAGCTAAAATAATTGAAACTGTTAGCAAAGAAAATATTAATTTAAATGAAGCAACTTTATATATTGCTTTGAAACGTTTGTTAAATGAAGGAAAAATATCGACTTATAAACAAAAAAATAAAAAGGGTATCTCGCGTCGTTATTATCGTCTCAACGATGAAGGGAAGAAGCAATTAAAAACTTTTAGAAAAGAATGGATCAACTTAGAAAATACATTAACCACCTTAGTAAGTGGAAAATTTAAATATGAGCGTTATGAGTAA
- a CDS encoding Wadjet anti-phage system protein JetA family protein: protein MDVFNIIPNQFFNLLTGKNRTIYVNCLLELFRVYEQGSILGMDKDIARQVVTDYLDINPLEEELDDIEDTSELTNRDRANQILRRLEKTEWIDIDVNNNYEEILNFRDYSITIIEALKDISSDGFYEDFDDDGHEFRGYIYTSYSLLNSDFGEYAMVLEQVYKNTLAFVREIRKLDSRLKFYIKTIVDNSEIKDLINLLVNYKTELMDKAYRRLKTSDNINKYRNVIVQKLEQMQEDKYIMEILAKEHLVKSHNNSDIAMMKVNKKIDDIIDIYNSVSYIIDEIDNKNKVYVNTTIAKIKFLLSDDENVISKLSKILRYTSETIKDNQTIKALNTIRPMFTLSSYQQISKNSLYTPRGIYKRIENQFLESTNHEFDQSLKDDFYKEFEAHYSEEVIDRYLKEYFSRNSVIKASEIIKDDMTDEAILRLLYILVYAGDEMNYYIQPLNRKINNPRFVIDDFEIIKGEN from the coding sequence ATGGATGTATTTAATATTATACCTAATCAATTTTTTAATTTATTAACAGGCAAGAATAGAACGATTTATGTGAATTGTTTACTTGAACTTTTTAGAGTTTATGAACAGGGTTCAATTTTAGGAATGGATAAAGATATAGCTAGACAAGTTGTTACTGACTATCTTGACATTAATCCTCTTGAAGAAGAACTAGATGATATCGAGGATACTTCAGAGTTAACTAATAGAGATAGAGCTAACCAAATACTACGACGTCTTGAAAAAACTGAATGGATTGATATTGACGTTAATAATAATTATGAAGAAATTTTAAATTTTAGAGATTATTCAATTACAATTATTGAGGCCTTAAAAGATATATCTTCTGATGGTTTTTATGAGGATTTTGATGATGATGGCCATGAATTTAGAGGATATATATATACATCTTACTCTTTGCTAAATAGTGATTTTGGAGAGTATGCGATGGTTTTAGAACAAGTATATAAAAATACATTGGCTTTTGTTAGAGAGATTAGAAAACTTGATTCTAGGTTAAAATTTTATATTAAAACCATTGTAGATAACTCTGAAATTAAAGATTTAATTAACTTATTAGTCAATTACAAGACAGAGTTAATGGATAAAGCATATCGGAGATTAAAAACGAGTGATAATATCAATAAATATCGTAATGTTATTGTTCAAAAACTAGAACAAATGCAGGAAGATAAGTATATCATGGAAATTTTGGCAAAAGAACATTTGGTTAAATCACATAATAATTCTGATATTGCCATGATGAAAGTTAATAAAAAAATAGACGATATCATCGATATTTATAATTCAGTTTCTTACATAATTGATGAAATTGATAATAAAAACAAAGTTTATGTAAATACGACGATTGCTAAAATTAAGTTCTTACTATCAGATGATGAAAATGTTATTTCTAAATTAAGTAAAATTCTTAGATATACATCTGAAACCATTAAGGATAATCAAACTATAAAAGCATTAAATACAATCAGACCAATGTTTACCTTATCTTCTTACCAACAAATATCGAAAAACTCATTATATACTCCAAGAGGTATTTATAAACGCATTGAAAATCAATTCTTAGAATCAACCAATCATGAGTTTGATCAAAGTCTTAAAGATGATTTTTATAAAGAATTTGAAGCTCATTACTCTGAAGAAGTTATCGATAGATACTTAAAAGAATATTTCAGCCGTAATTCTGTGATTAAGGCGAGTGAAATAATTAAAGATGATATGACAGATGAAGCCATATTAAGATTACTTTATATCTTAGTCTATGCTGGAGATGAAATGAATTATTATATTCAACCATTAAATAGAAAAATTAATAATCCAAGATTTGTCATTGATGATTTTGAGATTATAAAGGGGGAAAATTAA
- a CDS encoding DUF4194 domain-containing protein has translation MILENFEELNVGQQKLFAKTCLRLLQNSFLAKDKEDNKEMYYFIISFKQYFDEYFDVMEFDLILDREMGAVQLVHRENNNLLRLKKDESIVLLILRILFHEHLVKTSINDNVVIKVDEIHDYYDSLELKKKINKTDLVKILRLFKKYNLIETLGDITKSSTPIIIYPTILLAINTQTINDVYNIISHIENKNGSEKNEKTFEN, from the coding sequence ATGATTTTGGAAAATTTCGAAGAACTAAATGTAGGGCAACAAAAGCTATTTGCTAAAACATGTTTAAGATTATTACAAAATAGCTTTTTAGCTAAGGACAAAGAAGATAATAAGGAGATGTATTATTTCATTATTTCTTTTAAACAATACTTTGATGAATATTTTGATGTGATGGAATTTGATTTAATTTTAGATAGGGAGATGGGTGCAGTACAATTAGTGCATCGTGAAAATAACAATTTATTAAGACTTAAAAAAGATGAATCTATAGTTTTGCTTATCTTAAGAATTTTATTCCATGAACATTTAGTAAAGACTTCTATCAATGATAATGTTGTTATTAAAGTTGACGAGATACATGACTACTATGATTCTCTTGAGTTAAAGAAAAAAATTAATAAAACTGATTTGGTTAAAATTCTTAGATTATTTAAAAAATATAATTTGATAGAAACACTTGGAGATATTACTAAGTCATCTACACCAATCATAATTTACCCAACTATTTTACTTGCAATTAATACGCAAACGATAAATGATGTCTATAATATAATCTCTCATATTGAAAATAAGAATGGAAGTGAAAAAAATGAAAAAACTTTCGAAAATTAG
- a CDS encoding ATP-binding protein gives MKKLSKIRLINWHYFSNETINIKNNTLITGQNATGKSTIVDAIAFVLTAGDQIFNLAANDKSKRDLRGYVKCKLGIDNQEYLRAGDTTGHVALEFYDEVKDEYFTVGTVIDIVGEIIPPKVIFYEYHDKINEELFVDDEGIILTTLNFKKIKLSKKIYLTRREAKAAFRKKFGSINENYFSLLPKALAFKPISDVKEFIYKYLLEERVLDVESIKESIRAYKDLEATLKIIKEKVKDLDDIAQTYEEIKDNISQKEFYEYFLKLLEVESIKDNIDKENKKLDKVILDKEQNNKLIQELSDQLEILDERSKEVYSMLSNNDTFKAAEIYDKEMNDLTKKINEQSEMRQYAATKAKSIKEIIEDLNSEYDQKTYKQLGKIDLTNIDDENYESTKLKLIQIEKDLDEVLDQNRSEFGKLNHVKQEIVEEINDVYQTLKGLENNKLKYDPMIVRLQSSIIDGVKQQYNVDINVHVLCELLEVTDPKWQDTIEDYLGRQRFNLIVEPRYFDLALSVYNQIKDSMQIYGVGLVNTKKIQQFDQFRPNSLASIIDSDNKDAKNFINMICGNLIMVDSVNELENYSQAITLNGMVYRSFTVRSLFKLKDKPFIGKNAKASQLETWRKKAKELSLDHQRINKKMNDITEENSLIKRLNLSNFISMLKNYYSLDTLKEKRKALAEKKRNLPQESLKDLRVEYEHIREEISSYNISRQKAYEKNGSLNNKESNCHENLLMFEESLNTLNRTISKQVEENPVLKDKAQTLFNEEIQSQGIQNILEAYKEKITKELNNIDNLEDALRSKQIQYTQKYNLSYQFGLQYIDEYLDERNKLVKSELVKYESKVREAREVAEKLFKEDFMSKLRHYIISAQDEIKKINETLKNIRFGEDSYEFIFPKSKEYGDYYDMVLSEEAIKSGEEIFNYDFEMKYQRQLEELFINLASEDLNSKGSVNKFTDYRTYMDYDILITNTSGDRINYSKVFKEKSGGETQVPFYVATLASFVRVFDQASRKVNQESIGLILFDEVFDKMDSSRIKAMMKFIQQLPVQIMLSTPPQKMEILQKYTDTTVITLRDGKKARTLQMNKQVA, from the coding sequence ATGAAAAAACTTTCGAAAATTAGACTTATCAATTGGCATTATTTTTCTAATGAAACAATAAATATAAAAAATAATACCCTGATTACAGGTCAAAACGCCACTGGTAAATCAACCATTGTTGATGCAATAGCTTTTGTATTAACTGCAGGAGATCAAATATTCAACTTAGCTGCTAATGATAAAAGTAAACGTGATTTAAGAGGCTATGTTAAATGTAAGTTAGGAATTGATAATCAAGAGTATTTAAGAGCAGGAGATACGACAGGTCATGTGGCTCTTGAATTTTATGACGAAGTCAAAGACGAATATTTTACTGTAGGGACTGTTATTGATATTGTTGGAGAAATCATTCCTCCAAAAGTAATCTTCTATGAATATCATGATAAGATTAATGAAGAGTTGTTTGTTGATGATGAAGGCATTATTCTTACAACACTTAATTTCAAAAAAATTAAGTTAAGCAAAAAAATATACTTAACTAGAAGAGAAGCAAAAGCTGCTTTTAGGAAAAAATTCGGTTCTATCAATGAAAATTATTTTAGCTTATTGCCAAAAGCTTTGGCATTTAAACCTATTTCAGATGTAAAGGAATTTATCTATAAGTATTTACTTGAAGAAAGAGTATTAGATGTTGAATCAATTAAAGAATCTATTAGGGCATATAAAGATTTAGAAGCGACACTAAAGATTATTAAGGAAAAAGTAAAAGATTTAGATGATATAGCTCAAACATATGAAGAGATTAAAGACAATATTTCTCAAAAAGAGTTTTATGAATATTTCTTAAAACTGCTTGAAGTAGAATCTATTAAAGATAATATCGATAAAGAGAATAAAAAATTAGATAAAGTTATACTTGATAAAGAACAAAACAATAAGTTGATTCAAGAACTATCTGATCAGCTAGAAATACTTGATGAAAGATCTAAAGAAGTCTATTCAATGTTGTCAAACAATGATACTTTTAAAGCTGCTGAGATATATGATAAAGAAATGAATGACTTAACTAAAAAGATTAATGAACAATCAGAAATGCGTCAGTATGCTGCTACTAAAGCTAAATCAATAAAAGAAATTATAGAAGACTTAAATAGCGAGTATGATCAAAAAACTTATAAACAATTAGGTAAAATTGATTTAACAAATATTGATGATGAAAACTATGAATCAACAAAGTTAAAACTGATTCAAATAGAAAAAGATTTAGATGAAGTCTTAGATCAAAACCGTTCAGAATTCGGAAAACTTAATCATGTAAAACAAGAAATTGTTGAAGAAATTAATGATGTATACCAAACCTTAAAAGGTTTAGAAAACAATAAGCTTAAGTATGATCCTATGATTGTTCGGTTGCAATCAAGTATAATTGATGGGGTTAAACAACAATATAATGTAGATATCAATGTTCATGTTCTATGTGAACTTTTAGAAGTGACTGACCCTAAGTGGCAAGATACTATTGAAGATTATTTAGGAAGACAGAGATTCAACTTGATTGTTGAACCAAGGTATTTTGATTTAGCATTATCAGTATATAATCAAATTAAAGATTCAATGCAAATATATGGTGTTGGTCTAGTAAATACAAAGAAAATTCAACAATTTGATCAATTTAGGCCAAATTCTTTAGCCTCAATAATTGACTCAGATAATAAAGATGCCAAAAATTTCATAAACATGATTTGTGGTAATTTAATCATGGTTGATTCAGTCAATGAACTAGAAAACTATTCACAAGCAATCACTTTAAATGGTATGGTATATAGATCGTTTACAGTAAGGTCATTATTTAAACTAAAAGATAAACCATTTATAGGTAAAAATGCTAAAGCTTCACAATTAGAAACTTGGAGAAAAAAAGCAAAAGAATTATCACTAGATCATCAAAGAATCAATAAGAAAATGAATGATATTACTGAAGAAAACTCTTTAATAAAAAGGTTAAATTTAAGTAACTTTATATCTATGCTCAAAAATTACTATTCACTAGATACATTAAAAGAAAAACGTAAAGCTTTGGCTGAAAAGAAAAGAAACTTGCCTCAAGAAAGTTTAAAAGATTTAAGGGTAGAATATGAGCATATTAGAGAAGAAATTTCATCTTATAATATCAGTCGACAAAAAGCTTATGAGAAAAATGGGTCATTAAATAATAAAGAATCTAATTGTCATGAAAATCTACTAATGTTTGAAGAAAGTTTAAATACATTAAATAGAACAATTTCTAAGCAAGTAGAAGAAAATCCAGTCTTAAAGGATAAAGCTCAAACTTTATTTAATGAAGAAATTCAAAGTCAAGGTATTCAAAATATATTAGAGGCATATAAAGAAAAAATTACTAAGGAACTTAACAATATTGATAATTTAGAAGATGCTTTAAGAAGCAAACAAATTCAATACACTCAAAAATATAATTTAAGCTATCAATTTGGTCTACAATATATTGATGAATATCTAGACGAAAGAAACAAGTTAGTTAAATCAGAACTTGTTAAGTATGAATCTAAAGTTAGAGAAGCTAGAGAAGTGGCAGAAAAATTATTTAAAGAAGATTTTATGTCAAAATTAAGACATTATATCATTTCAGCACAAGATGAGATCAAGAAAATCAATGAGACTTTAAAAAATATACGTTTTGGTGAAGATTCTTATGAATTTATTTTCCCTAAGAGTAAAGAATATGGGGACTATTACGACATGGTATTATCAGAAGAAGCAATTAAATCAGGTGAAGAAATTTTTAATTATGATTTTGAAATGAAATACCAACGTCAATTGGAAGAGTTGTTTATTAATTTAGCTTCAGAAGATTTAAATTCAAAAGGCAGTGTTAATAAATTTACGGATTACAGGACCTATATGGATTATGATATATTGATTACTAATACTTCGGGAGATAGAATTAATTACTCTAAAGTATTTAAAGAAAAATCTGGTGGAGAAACTCAAGTACCTTTCTATGTTGCAACACTAGCATCTTTTGTAAGAGTATTCGATCAAGCTTCTAGAAAAGTCAATCAAGAGTCTATAGGACTAATCTTGTTTGATGAAGTGTTTGATAAAATGGACTCATCAAGAATCAAAGCAATGATGAAGTTTATCCAACAGTTACCGGTTCAAATTATGCTTTCAACGCCACCACAAAAAATGGAAATATTACAAAAGTATACCGATACTACAGTAATAACTTTGAGAGATGGAAAAAAAGCAAGAACTCTACAGATGAACAAACAAGTCGCATAA
- a CDS encoding RsmE family RNA methyltransferase — MQRYFIEKNHIEADKVCIYGKDHHHMKNVMRFKPGDQVVVNTYDGFVYLAQILDFAKDYTELSLIKSMEAKNINYHLDLGLSLTKKDAFELALKKITELGVSGIIPLETERSIINIKDYEKKKERYLTILKESAEQSERNQIPLIYDITQIGDLNTKIYDYLFVAYAREDHMTLKSQLTEIKSSDKVLVVIGPEGGFSKTEIKNLKEKGFVSVSLGDTILRAETAAMYIASVFRFMVGE; from the coding sequence ATGCAAAGATATTTTATTGAAAAAAATCATATTGAAGCAGATAAAGTATGTATCTATGGTAAAGATCATCATCATATGAAAAATGTGATGAGATTTAAACCTGGAGATCAAGTCGTAGTCAATACCTATGATGGTTTTGTCTACTTGGCTCAAATACTTGATTTTGCAAAAGACTATACTGAACTTTCACTCATAAAAAGCATGGAAGCTAAGAATATAAATTATCATTTGGATTTAGGTCTTAGTTTGACTAAAAAAGATGCTTTTGAGTTGGCGTTAAAAAAAATTACTGAACTTGGAGTATCTGGAATTATTCCTCTAGAGACTGAGAGATCAATCATCAATATTAAAGATTATGAGAAAAAGAAAGAAAGGTATTTAACAATACTTAAAGAAAGCGCTGAACAATCGGAAAGAAATCAAATACCTCTTATTTATGATATAACTCAAATAGGAGATTTGAATACAAAAATTTATGATTATTTATTTGTGGCGTACGCTAGAGAAGATCATATGACTTTAAAGAGTCAATTGACAGAAATTAAGAGTTCAGACAAGGTATTGGTAGTTATTGGCCCTGAAGGTGGTTTTTCAAAGACTGAAATTAAGAATTTGAAAGAGAAGGGTTTTGTTAGTGTCTCTTTAGGTGATACAATTTTAAGAGCAGAAACTGCAGCCATGTACATTGCTTCAGTTTTTAGATTTATGGTAGGTGAGTAG